In Gouania willdenowi chromosome 24, fGouWil2.1, whole genome shotgun sequence, a single window of DNA contains:
- the lratd1 gene encoding protein LRATD1 — protein MGNQLDRITHLNYSELPTGDPSGLEKDELRVGVAYFFSDEEEEVEDRTPSDCGYTKDHSPVQEEGEEEEEGGPFTVNEVEYSAFCSQECIFSKLRDHEDLNVYSVKTLVTMCKPGDLLELVAAAQPPHWAVYEQDDHVIHLHKGQIRKDRLSEISNGRHGRIVNNRYRYRPLPPDLVMQNAAGHLGLSTEDICWTNSESFAAWCRFGKREFKAGGEAHSSAQQQYFLKVHVSGSGVHAHTLVFRSLEDMIRERRLVDASGILRELSLVNGDKP, from the coding sequence ATGGGAAACCAACTGGATCGGATCACCCACCTCAATTACAGCGAGCTGCCCACGGGGGATCCGTCCGGGCTGGAGAAGGACGAGCTTCGGGTCGGTGTCGCCTACTTCTTCTCTGAcgaagaggaggaggtggaggaccGCACACCGTCCGACTGCGGCTACACCAAGGACCACAGCCCGGTccaggaggagggggaggaggaggaggaggggggaccCTTCACGGTCAACGAGGTGGAATACTCAGCATTCTGCTCCCAGGAATGCATCTTCTCCAAGCTGAGGGACCACGAGGACCTGAATGTGTACTCGGTGAAAACTTTGGTGACGATGTGCAAACCGGGGGACCTGCTGGAGCTGGTGGCCGCCGCGCAGCCCCCGCACTGGGCCGTTTACGAGCAGGACGACCATGTTATCCATCTGCACAAGGGCCAAATCCGCAAGGACCGCCTCAGTGAGATCAGCAACGGCCGCCACGGGAGGATAGTGAACAACCGGTACCGGTACCGACCGCTGCCCCCGGACCTGGTGATGCAGAACGCAGCGGGACACCTGGGCCTGAGCACGGAGGACATCTGTTGGACCAACTCGGAAAGTTTCGCCGCGTGGTGCCGCTTCGGGAAACGGGAGTTCAAAGCCGGGGGGGAGGCGCACTCCTCCGCCCAGCAGCAGTACTTCCTCAAAGTGCACGTGTCCGGGAGCGGCGTGCACGCGCACACGCTGGTGTTCCGCAGCCTCGAGGACATGATCCGAGAGCGGAGGCTCGTGGACGCCAGTGGGATCCTCCGGGAGCTGTCGCTGGTCAACGGGGACAAGCCGTGA